A genome region from Schlesneria paludicola DSM 18645 includes the following:
- the treY gene encoding malto-oligosyltrehalose synthase, translating to MTSLSYESVRDLLGKATRLASRRLRIPRATYRLQMHAQFTLRDALRIVPYLDRLGISDLYTSSLLKARPGSLHGYDVLDHSRLNPELGTEADLGELADELKRRGMGLILDVVPNHMCVGEGNQWWMDVLENGSASRFAGHFDIAWRNHPRERMRGKVLLPILDEPYGKVIQAGRIKVILEDGRFGITVDQTRLPVDPRTYTPLLEPALVALRETLPSDDDSALELQSILTAVRHLPARDDLNAEHIREALAEGAVIKRRLADLVCRSSYIQVQIQRVVSELSNVAENSDSLIRLIQLLDAQPYRPSFWRVALDEINYRRFFDVNDLAGLATERSDVFDAIHAKPLEWLKKGMITGLRVDHIDGLLDPQEYLARVQQKYVIECAQEIWEADEDRTGGGTWFAIEQQLTKACLDQDSVSPPGLYVVVEKILGPREVVPPGWACHGTTGYEFLNEVNALFVDSDTEEELSIVYRRFTQQTDSFEQICYEGKLQVLRSTMASELHVLAHRLDDLAQLEWWSRDFTLNGLRQALEEMIACFPVYRTYVSDAASPTDQLMILRAAQRARRMNPLLGKEIFEFLVDTLLLRCPYSPSAAEDYVKHQRDFARKFQQLTSPVMAKGVEDTALYEFNRLVSLNEVGGDPARACGQESRLHAFLESRAATSPNALSPLSTHDTKRGEDVRARINVLSQMPAEWDQRIRRWRQMNRPHKTEIEEGLFAPDDNEEYFIYQTFVGCWPRSYCVDDDFVKRLQAYLVKAMREAKVHSSWILPESKYEEAVCSFVAAILDSKRSAEFLADMETFQREIRPLGELNSLSQTLIRCLAPGVPDTYQGCESWNDCLVDPDSRRPVDYDALSRSLDDCDRLLSTPPNVQMPLLRKELASSNAKLLVSSIALRLRRTYASLFQSGGYAPLEVAGNDAKSVFAFVVHDQQAAIATVVPRLISRQMFSQNQMQLELDADVIFPELLRNRVWHNAVTNRPISMADNRVSAKVLFAELSFAICVSHAIDLDYP from the coding sequence ATGACATCGCTTTCGTACGAATCAGTAAGGGACCTGTTAGGTAAGGCGACGCGACTGGCCTCAAGGCGGCTGCGCATTCCCCGAGCGACCTACCGCCTGCAAATGCACGCTCAGTTTACACTGCGTGATGCGCTTCGCATCGTGCCCTACCTGGATCGCCTGGGAATCTCTGATCTGTACACCTCCTCGTTGTTGAAGGCGCGTCCGGGAAGCCTTCACGGATACGATGTCCTCGATCACAGTCGGCTGAACCCTGAATTGGGAACAGAGGCCGACTTGGGCGAATTGGCAGATGAACTGAAACGACGCGGTATGGGGCTGATTCTGGATGTGGTTCCGAATCACATGTGCGTTGGCGAGGGAAATCAGTGGTGGATGGACGTGCTCGAAAATGGCTCGGCGTCTCGTTTTGCCGGCCATTTCGATATCGCGTGGAGAAATCATCCTCGTGAGCGGATGCGGGGCAAGGTTTTGTTGCCGATTCTGGATGAGCCATACGGAAAGGTGATTCAGGCCGGACGAATCAAGGTCATCTTGGAGGACGGTCGATTTGGGATCACTGTTGATCAGACGCGACTTCCAGTCGATCCTCGAACCTACACGCCCTTGCTGGAACCCGCACTGGTGGCGCTGCGCGAGACGCTTCCATCCGATGACGATTCGGCTTTGGAATTGCAAAGCATCCTCACCGCCGTTCGTCATCTGCCGGCACGAGACGATCTCAATGCGGAACACATTCGAGAGGCGCTGGCCGAAGGCGCGGTCATCAAACGCCGACTGGCGGATCTCGTTTGTCGATCCAGTTACATTCAAGTGCAGATCCAGCGGGTCGTGAGCGAACTCTCGAACGTCGCTGAGAATTCAGACTCTTTGATCCGACTGATTCAGCTCCTTGATGCACAACCGTATCGTCCGAGCTTCTGGCGAGTCGCATTGGATGAGATCAACTATCGTCGTTTTTTCGATGTCAATGATTTGGCAGGGTTGGCCACTGAGCGTTCTGATGTGTTTGATGCCATCCATGCGAAACCACTCGAATGGCTAAAGAAAGGCATGATCACCGGACTGCGGGTCGATCATATCGATGGACTGCTTGACCCACAGGAGTATCTTGCTCGAGTGCAGCAGAAGTACGTCATCGAATGTGCTCAAGAGATCTGGGAGGCCGATGAGGATCGCACGGGTGGAGGGACTTGGTTCGCGATTGAACAGCAGCTTACGAAGGCATGTCTCGATCAAGACTCGGTATCGCCACCAGGACTCTATGTCGTTGTTGAGAAGATTCTCGGCCCGCGTGAGGTTGTTCCACCGGGATGGGCATGCCATGGGACGACGGGATATGAATTTCTGAATGAAGTCAACGCGTTGTTTGTCGATTCTGATACCGAGGAAGAACTCTCGATTGTCTATCGACGCTTCACGCAGCAGACGGACTCGTTCGAGCAGATTTGCTATGAGGGAAAGCTGCAGGTTTTACGTTCGACAATGGCGAGCGAACTTCATGTGCTGGCGCATAGACTCGACGATCTGGCTCAACTGGAATGGTGGTCCCGTGATTTCACCCTGAATGGTCTAAGGCAGGCACTGGAAGAGATGATCGCCTGCTTCCCTGTGTATCGAACTTATGTTTCGGACGCGGCGAGCCCCACTGACCAGTTGATGATTCTCCGCGCGGCGCAGCGTGCGCGACGCATGAACCCATTGCTCGGCAAAGAGATCTTTGAATTCCTGGTTGATACGCTGCTGCTGCGATGCCCCTACTCGCCGTCGGCTGCCGAGGATTACGTTAAACATCAACGAGATTTTGCCAGGAAGTTTCAGCAACTGACGTCACCCGTGATGGCTAAAGGCGTAGAAGACACCGCGCTGTACGAGTTCAATCGTCTCGTGTCATTGAACGAAGTCGGTGGAGATCCCGCGCGAGCCTGTGGACAGGAGAGTCGCTTGCACGCATTTCTCGAGTCTCGTGCCGCCACATCTCCCAACGCGCTTTCGCCGCTTTCAACACACGACACCAAGCGAGGCGAAGACGTTCGGGCTCGCATCAACGTTCTCTCGCAGATGCCGGCCGAGTGGGATCAGCGAATTCGGCGTTGGCGACAAATGAATCGGCCTCACAAGACTGAGATCGAAGAGGGGCTGTTCGCCCCCGATGACAATGAAGAGTACTTCATCTATCAGACGTTTGTTGGATGCTGGCCACGCTCATACTGTGTCGACGATGACTTCGTGAAACGCCTTCAAGCGTATCTCGTGAAGGCCATGCGTGAAGCGAAAGTTCATTCAAGCTGGATCTTGCCCGAATCCAAATATGAAGAGGCTGTCTGCAGCTTCGTGGCGGCGATTCTCGATTCGAAACGATCGGCGGAGTTCCTGGCAGATATGGAGACGTTTCAAAGGGAGATTCGGCCACTCGGCGAATTGAATTCGCTGTCTCAGACGTTAATTCGCTGCCTGGCACCTGGTGTTCCGGATACGTATCAGGGGTGCGAATCGTGGAATGATTGTTTGGTCGATCCCGATAGCCGCCGGCCCGTCGATTACGACGCACTCAGTCGTTCGCTCGACGATTGCGATCGACTGCTTTCAACGCCGCCTAATGTCCAAATGCCCCTTTTGCGAAAAGAACTGGCCTCGTCGAATGCCAAACTTCTCGTCTCGTCGATTGCGCTTCGCTTGCGGCGAACGTACGCGTCACTTTTTCAGTCGGGAGGCTATGCGCCGCTTGAGGTAGCTGGCAACGATGCAAAGAGTGTTTTTGCGTTTGTGGTTCACGATCAGCAGGCCGCAATCGCGACAGTTGTGCCGAGACTGATCAGTCGACAGATGTTCTCTCAGAATCAGATGCAGCTTGAACTGGATGCGGATGTCATATTCCCGGAACTGTTGAGGAACCGCGTTTGGCACAATGCGGTGACGAATCGGCCGATCTCAATGGCTGACAACCGTGTTTCAGCGAAGGTTCTCTTCGCGGAACTGTCGTTCGCTATTTGCGTCTCTCACGCCATTGATCTGGATTATCCTTAA
- a CDS encoding bifunctional lysylphosphatidylglycerol flippase/synthetase MprF, with product MMSLGVEQIATKPDALDAVVTPKRLVHIDTEEVTVSLEIGRGSVRQKHELEHSRELHVYRYGTYFDSYLATEPGREEFWSSNRSGLISYVRRGRHILVGGGLIAPDEQKSALLAEFMEFLAHRKFAAAFHNISDAELVHFRRHGFQITKWGEEPLLDLGNVTWKGKEYEWVRRQVNYCTRHGLQVSEIIPEQLPTQQWNRIFAEMLEVSAECLSLKPQAEMGFFEGQIRDHRIGLRRVFIARNENSQDRIEGFLVCNPIQNGMAWSTELYRRRKDAVRGTMAFLFHHAMTQFQNEGVQRVAFCLDPAANCANKLSGDSALIRWGMTIGAWLNITMDVEGMRHFKSRFRPRYENRYVCVTPKTTIGSLWAFAQVSGLFAVNPWKVVKRAISRSLNRR from the coding sequence ATGATGTCATTGGGCGTGGAACAAATCGCAACGAAGCCTGACGCATTGGATGCGGTTGTTACCCCCAAACGACTTGTTCACATCGACACGGAAGAAGTTACGGTTTCGTTAGAAATCGGGCGTGGTTCTGTACGACAAAAACATGAACTTGAGCATAGTCGTGAACTTCACGTCTACCGGTACGGCACCTACTTCGATTCGTACCTCGCCACAGAACCCGGTCGTGAAGAGTTTTGGTCGAGCAACCGATCTGGCCTGATTTCGTATGTGCGTCGAGGGCGTCACATTCTCGTAGGTGGCGGGCTCATTGCTCCCGATGAGCAGAAATCTGCGTTACTGGCCGAGTTCATGGAGTTTCTTGCGCATCGCAAATTCGCGGCGGCGTTTCACAATATCAGCGACGCAGAACTGGTCCATTTTCGCCGCCACGGTTTTCAAATCACAAAATGGGGTGAGGAACCGCTGCTGGATCTTGGCAATGTGACCTGGAAGGGGAAAGAGTACGAGTGGGTCCGCAGACAGGTCAACTATTGTACGCGCCATGGGCTTCAGGTCAGTGAGATCATTCCAGAGCAATTACCAACACAGCAATGGAATCGAATTTTTGCTGAAATGCTAGAGGTGTCGGCGGAGTGCTTGTCATTGAAGCCTCAGGCGGAAATGGGCTTCTTTGAAGGACAGATTCGTGACCACCGGATTGGCCTGCGACGCGTGTTTATCGCCCGGAATGAGAATTCTCAGGACCGGATCGAAGGATTTCTCGTTTGTAACCCGATTCAGAATGGTATGGCGTGGTCGACGGAACTGTATCGTCGCAGGAAAGATGCCGTACGTGGAACGATGGCCTTCCTCTTTCATCACGCGATGACACAATTTCAGAACGAGGGCGTCCAGAGGGTGGCGTTCTGCCTTGATCCCGCGGCGAACTGCGCGAATAAACTGAGCGGCGACAGTGCCTTAATACGGTGGGGAATGACCATTGGGGCCTGGTTGAACATTACAATGGACGTGGAAGGAATGCGGCATTTTAAAAGCCGCTTTCGACCTCGATACGAAAACCGCTACGTATGCGTTACGCCCAAAACGACCATCGGATCGCTTTGGGCATTCGCACAAGTCTCAGGACTTTTTGCGGTGAACCCATGGAAGGTCGTAAAACGAGCGATTTCGCGATCCTTGAACCGACGATGA
- a CDS encoding GNAT family N-acetyltransferase — translation MKHITRTTQSDSDLACATLCETHSVGANSVPQSVTEHFWTCVDDVDREGWDSVRHADDIFMDLRLLKAIETSMTDSCRFRYVLYRDESQQPIAIAVLCTFEIDIGVLANDPWSKWLLNGLARISPSLVTYRILFCGLPLSACQSSLRFVEGVETAVILAKLDETLSRLAKQDRAKIIVFKEFADHELPRLQPLVSLGYRNADSLPTHLISLNGGSFEEYLGRLGRNSRNAVKRSLRKFAGSGMQFITTSDFVMIEKLMSPKTYALYESVLERSTTKFEHLPRAFFLEMARQLPDCCEYSFALDGNEVKGFSMGLVSGDEYYGLYMGFDETINHDTHLYFNLSLRGIENAAHHGVAIAEIGQNSEDVKRAKFGAIQSRRSIYVRGSQRWMNWVIGRFFNQLFPPRPISDSPEHATTHVDGAQPARDD, via the coding sequence GTGAAACATATCACTCGGACGACGCAATCAGATTCAGACCTTGCGTGCGCAACGCTCTGCGAGACGCATTCCGTGGGAGCGAACTCGGTGCCGCAGTCGGTGACAGAGCACTTTTGGACGTGCGTAGACGATGTTGATCGTGAGGGCTGGGATTCCGTCCGTCATGCAGACGATATTTTCATGGACCTGCGATTGCTGAAGGCAATCGAGACCAGCATGACCGACTCTTGTCGATTTCGTTATGTCCTCTATCGCGACGAATCCCAGCAGCCAATCGCCATTGCCGTCCTGTGTACATTTGAAATCGATATTGGTGTTCTGGCGAATGATCCCTGGTCGAAGTGGCTTCTGAATGGTCTTGCCCGAATCTCGCCGTCATTGGTTACCTATCGAATTCTTTTCTGCGGATTGCCGCTCTCGGCCTGTCAAAGCAGTCTCCGATTCGTAGAAGGCGTTGAAACCGCCGTGATCCTGGCCAAGCTCGACGAGACCCTCTCGCGGTTGGCAAAGCAGGATCGAGCCAAAATCATCGTCTTCAAGGAATTCGCGGACCATGAACTCCCCCGACTGCAACCACTGGTCTCTCTCGGTTATCGAAATGCCGACAGCCTGCCAACTCATTTGATTTCCCTGAACGGAGGCTCGTTCGAAGAGTATCTCGGGCGCTTGGGGCGAAACAGTCGGAATGCGGTCAAACGATCGCTTCGAAAGTTCGCCGGAAGCGGCATGCAATTTATTACGACATCCGACTTTGTGATGATCGAAAAGTTGATGTCGCCGAAGACATATGCACTTTACGAATCGGTCCTCGAACGATCGACCACAAAGTTTGAGCATTTGCCCCGCGCCTTCTTTCTTGAGATGGCGCGTCAGCTGCCTGACTGCTGCGAATATTCGTTTGCCCTCGATGGGAATGAAGTCAAAGGCTTCTCCATGGGACTGGTGAGTGGCGACGAATACTACGGGCTGTACATGGGCTTCGACGAGACAATTAATCACGACACCCACCTGTATTTCAATCTGTCGTTGCGTGGTATTGAGAACGCCGCACATCATGGGGTTGCAATCGCAGAGATTGGCCAGAATTCAGAAGATGTGAAGCGTGCAAAGTTTGGCGCCATACAATCGCGCCGGTCCATTTACGTACGGGGCAGCCAGCGTTGGATGAATTGGGTCATCGGCCGATTCTTCAATCAATTGTTTCCGCCGCGGCCCATCTCGGATAGTCCCGAACATGCGACAACGCACGTCGACGGCGCACAACCTGCGCGCGACGATTAG
- a CDS encoding cupin domain-containing protein, translating to MNGQYVVQGEISVSMFVSHSRYRTEVMHKGDVGYIPQGYGHSIENVGKETCKVLIGFNTGVYQTIDLSQWIAGNPADVLATNFSKPAQLFDKFPKSDVFISK from the coding sequence ATGAATGGGCAATACGTCGTACAGGGCGAGATCAGCGTCTCGATGTTCGTTTCGCACAGCCGGTATCGTACGGAGGTCATGCACAAGGGAGATGTGGGTTACATTCCCCAGGGGTACGGACACTCGATCGAGAATGTTGGCAAGGAAACATGCAAGGTGCTGATCGGTTTCAATACGGGGGTCTATCAGACCATCGACCTGTCACAGTGGATCGCCGGTAATCCGGCGGACGTGCTGGCAACGAACTTTAGTAAGCCGGCGCAACTGTTTGACAAATTTCCAAAGTCTGACGTCTTTATCTCGAAGTAG
- a CDS encoding sigma-54-dependent transcriptional regulator, with amino-acid sequence MPHLLLIDDDQAILPQQVRAAFSGPTHTVEIACSGAAGLAKFAARTPDAVLLDLRLPDQSGLDVYMKIRSIDRRVPVVFVTMTQGADNAIEAMKLGAFDYLFKPVDLKQLQQVVSDAFVVSAKMREPAIVADTTDDPPVDGALVGNCSLMREVYKSIGRVSAQNVPVLISGESGTGKELVARAIYQHSDRNEGPFLALNCAAIPEQLLESELFGHEKGAFTGADRRRIGKFEQVNGGTLFLDEIGDMPLGLQAKMLRVIQEQQFERVGGNETIRTDVRLIAATHRDLKTWSNDGRYRADLYYRLSVFMIELPALRDRENDLELLVRHFVKRMNPELAREIRHIDSQTLEILRAYNWPGNIRELQSVLKQAMLHSSGDVLLPSFLPKLDAIEESSNHDTDNASSVNFEKIIASLLRPDAADIYDIVHRQLDLILLKQVLDFTDGNQHQAAKILGISRQTLRVRMRELGLSVTQSVEQNEAADV; translated from the coding sequence ATGCCGCACCTTCTGTTGATCGACGATGACCAGGCCATTCTGCCGCAGCAGGTGCGTGCGGCATTTTCTGGCCCCACACATACCGTCGAAATTGCCTGCTCAGGGGCTGCGGGTCTTGCGAAGTTTGCGGCGCGGACACCCGATGCGGTCCTGCTGGACTTAAGGCTGCCAGATCAATCGGGTCTTGACGTCTACATGAAGATTCGTTCGATCGACCGACGCGTTCCCGTCGTGTTTGTCACGATGACCCAGGGGGCCGACAACGCCATCGAAGCGATGAAACTGGGCGCGTTTGACTACCTATTCAAGCCAGTCGACTTGAAACAACTCCAACAGGTGGTGAGCGACGCATTCGTCGTATCGGCAAAAATGCGCGAGCCGGCGATTGTTGCCGATACGACGGATGATCCCCCTGTCGACGGCGCGCTGGTTGGAAATTGCTCGCTCATGCGAGAGGTCTATAAGTCGATTGGAAGAGTCAGCGCGCAGAATGTGCCGGTTCTGATATCCGGCGAAAGCGGCACTGGCAAGGAATTGGTCGCGCGGGCCATTTATCAGCACAGCGATCGCAATGAGGGCCCGTTTTTGGCTCTGAATTGTGCCGCAATACCTGAACAATTGCTCGAAAGCGAGTTGTTCGGTCATGAGAAGGGCGCATTCACTGGAGCCGATCGACGCCGAATCGGAAAGTTCGAACAGGTCAATGGCGGAACCCTGTTTCTCGATGAGATTGGTGACATGCCACTGGGGTTGCAGGCCAAGATGCTGCGCGTCATTCAGGAGCAGCAGTTTGAGCGCGTCGGGGGCAATGAAACCATTCGGACAGATGTCCGGCTGATCGCCGCGACGCACCGAGACCTGAAGACCTGGTCGAACGACGGGCGATATCGTGCCGATCTCTATTATCGCCTCAGTGTCTTCATGATCGAACTGCCCGCACTGCGTGACCGCGAGAACGATTTGGAACTGCTCGTTCGTCATTTTGTGAAGCGAATGAATCCCGAACTCGCGCGTGAGATCAGACATATCGATTCGCAAACGCTGGAGATCCTGCGGGCGTACAATTGGCCAGGCAATATCCGCGAACTGCAGAGCGTGCTCAAGCAGGCCATGCTGCATTCTTCGGGTGACGTCCTCCTGCCGTCGTTTCTCCCGAAGCTTGACGCGATTGAGGAATCGTCAAATCACGATACTGACAACGCGTCCTCTGTGAATTTTGAAAAAATCATTGCGAGTCTGCTTCGCCCCGATGCGGCTGACATCTACGACATCGTCCATCGTCAACTGGATCTCATCCTGCTAAAGCAGGTCCTGGATTTCACCGACGGGAACCAGCATCAGGCAGCAAAAATTCTTGGTATCTCGCGGCAAACATTGCGTGTTCGAATGCGAGAACTGGGTCTCTCCGTAACCCAGTCGGTCGAGCAGAATGAAGCTGCTGACGTTTGA
- a CDS encoding PAS domain S-box protein, protein MLVTILVRWRMQDALGERGLYSTFLPAVILAAHFGGIWPGLIITVVSAVVTNFLLVDNLLKIDHLAAADTVALLLFVGTGIVISALSEALHRAYQRRLILEQQRHAQMTLRKTEERFTHLMQQSSDIIGIFAPDGTILYQTPSLTRILGYLPEERIGKNVFADSTVHPDDRPAQREFFESILKRPELPVKAELRMRHAKGGWRDIEAIGQILLDEAGLLVLIANYRDMTDRKAAERTIRESEQRWRSLTQMLPQLIWTAKPDGTTDYYSPQFLSFSGKTTAELVNAGWHSVIPADELALVVERWKSAVSQAANYDLEHRLLRSDGVERWFKVQAVPVRDDDGRLLRWIGSATDITEVKEAERTSRLAKEAAESANRAKDEFLANVSHEIRTPMNAILGMTDLVLDSNLNASQRNLLEVVKAAGGNLLDIINDLLDFSKIAAGKLELDPTLCSPRQITMEVVQILEFKARAQGLHLRCDIAEAIPESLLADAGRLRQILINLAMNAIKFTPKGEVVLQLILERSTPRDATLKFLVRDTGIGIAAEKQQSIFNAFEQEDASTTRKYGGTGLGLTIASRLVRAMGGEIELESVVHKGSTFQFRLTFVKPSEPVHVETSQRMDHGLKPSGNGRASIGVPSLKILVAEDNRFNAQLIDVLLRQSQHQFQIVPDGEQTLALALSQSFDLLLLDIHMPIKDGFMVIRELRQWESHDPSRGRLPVIALTAMSTQQATQQCLAAGMDAVLAKPIRPNDLAAAIQRVVTTSANAQASQEDLIDSKMVLSVCGGSDEVLQLLVHSFLENVPSQLRELQEWSTARDLASLREAAHKSASALRTFSRKAGNLALQIEDTAVAGDLAECQRTVSQLNACCETLLHQVQSLSVQDLQSRSRLVDT, encoded by the coding sequence ATGTTGGTGACCATCCTCGTTCGCTGGCGGATGCAAGATGCACTTGGTGAACGGGGGCTTTACAGCACGTTTCTTCCGGCTGTGATTCTTGCCGCCCATTTTGGAGGAATCTGGCCCGGCCTCATTATTACCGTTGTCAGTGCCGTCGTGACCAACTTCCTGTTGGTCGACAACCTGCTCAAAATCGATCATCTTGCTGCGGCCGATACGGTCGCTCTCTTGCTCTTTGTGGGAACCGGGATCGTCATCAGCGCTCTGAGTGAAGCGCTACATCGTGCGTATCAACGTCGGCTGATTCTCGAGCAGCAGCGTCACGCGCAGATGACGCTACGCAAGACAGAAGAACGCTTCACGCACTTGATGCAGCAATCTTCGGACATCATCGGGATTTTTGCTCCTGATGGAACGATCCTGTATCAAACCCCGTCACTGACCCGCATCCTTGGATACCTCCCTGAAGAGCGGATTGGAAAAAATGTCTTCGCAGACTCGACCGTCCACCCGGATGACAGACCTGCTCAGCGGGAATTCTTTGAATCGATCCTGAAACGTCCTGAACTCCCCGTCAAAGCCGAACTTCGCATGCGACACGCGAAGGGCGGCTGGCGCGATATCGAAGCCATCGGACAGATTCTGCTCGATGAAGCCGGGTTGCTGGTCCTAATTGCGAATTATCGAGATATGACCGATCGCAAAGCGGCCGAACGCACGATTCGCGAAAGCGAACAGCGCTGGCGAAGCCTGACTCAAATGCTGCCGCAATTAATCTGGACGGCCAAACCGGATGGGACAACGGACTATTACAGCCCGCAGTTCCTGAGTTTTTCGGGCAAAACAACCGCCGAACTGGTCAATGCCGGTTGGCATAGCGTCATCCCTGCGGATGAATTGGCACTTGTTGTCGAACGATGGAAATCCGCGGTTTCTCAAGCCGCGAACTACGATCTAGAGCATCGACTGCTTCGTTCCGATGGAGTTGAGCGTTGGTTCAAGGTTCAGGCCGTACCGGTTCGGGACGACGACGGCCGGTTATTGCGTTGGATTGGCTCGGCCACCGATATCACTGAAGTGAAAGAGGCTGAGCGGACGTCACGGCTCGCGAAAGAGGCCGCCGAATCAGCGAATCGGGCCAAGGATGAATTCCTTGCGAATGTCAGCCACGAGATTCGAACCCCGATGAACGCGATTCTCGGGATGACGGATCTGGTGCTTGACTCAAACCTCAACGCCAGTCAGCGCAATCTACTGGAAGTCGTGAAGGCCGCAGGGGGCAACTTGCTCGATATCATCAATGACCTGCTGGATTTCTCCAAAATCGCGGCGGGAAAACTCGAGCTGGATCCCACCCTGTGCTCGCCGCGACAAATCACGATGGAAGTGGTGCAGATCCTTGAGTTCAAGGCTCGGGCCCAGGGGTTGCATTTGAGGTGCGACATCGCTGAGGCCATACCCGAATCGTTGCTGGCCGATGCCGGACGGCTCAGGCAAATCTTGATCAATCTCGCCATGAACGCCATCAAATTCACGCCGAAAGGCGAGGTCGTACTTCAACTGATTCTGGAACGATCCACTCCCCGTGATGCGACGCTCAAATTTCTCGTTCGGGACACCGGAATCGGAATCGCTGCTGAAAAGCAGCAATCGATCTTCAACGCCTTCGAGCAAGAGGATGCCTCAACAACGCGAAAATACGGTGGTACGGGACTTGGTTTGACCATTGCATCTCGACTCGTCCGAGCCATGGGCGGCGAGATTGAACTCGAAAGTGTCGTTCACAAGGGAAGCACATTTCAATTCAGATTGACGTTTGTCAAACCATCCGAACCTGTTCACGTCGAGACGTCGCAACGCATGGATCACGGTCTCAAGCCATCTGGCAACGGCCGCGCATCGATTGGTGTTCCGTCACTCAAGATTCTGGTCGCCGAAGACAACCGGTTCAACGCGCAGCTCATTGATGTCCTGCTGAGACAAAGCCAGCATCAGTTTCAGATCGTTCCCGACGGCGAGCAAACACTGGCATTGGCCCTGTCGCAATCGTTTGATTTGCTGTTGCTCGATATTCACATGCCCATCAAGGACGGATTCATGGTCATTCGTGAGTTACGTCAATGGGAAAGTCACGATCCATCGCGCGGGCGGCTGCCGGTGATCGCACTCACTGCGATGTCGACTCAGCAAGCAACGCAGCAGTGCCTGGCGGCGGGAATGGACGCGGTGTTGGCGAAGCCCATTCGGCCCAACGATCTGGCCGCGGCGATCCAACGCGTGGTCACAACTTCGGCAAACGCGCAGGCGTCACAGGAAGATCTGATCGACAGCAAGATGGTCCTCTCGGTTTGCGGCGGCAGTGATGAAGTCCTGCAATTGCTGGTTCACTCGTTCCTGGAAAATGTTCCCTCGCAACTTCGTGAATTGCAGGAATGGTCAACGGCACGGGACCTCGCCTCTCTGCGTGAGGCAGCACACAAATCCGCGAGTGCTTTGCGGACATTCTCGCGGAAGGCCGGAAACTTGGCTCTACAGATTGAAGACACAGCGGTCGCCGGCGATCTTGCCGAGTGTCAACGAACGGTTTCTCAACTGAATGCATGCTGTGAGACGTTACTGCATCAAGTGCAATCGCTCTCCGTGCAGGATCTTCAATCACGATCGCGTCTTGTCGACACTTGA